A window from Streptomyces subrutilus encodes these proteins:
- the pgsA gene encoding CDP-diacylglycerol--glycerol-3-phosphate 3-phosphatidyltransferase encodes MTGVPASAAGGTGRRPVPGAKLGAAAVNQASLWNIANILTMIRLVLVPGFVLLLLADGGYDPVWRALAWAAFAVAMITDIFDGHLARTYNLVTDFGKIADPIADKAIMGSALICLSWLGDLPWWVTGVILGRELGITLLRFWVIRYGVIPASRGGKLKTLAQGTAVGMYVLALTGPLATLRFWVMAVAVLLTVVTGLDYIRQALVLRRAGIAAERAAR; translated from the coding sequence ATGACCGGAGTCCCGGCGTCTGCGGCGGGCGGGACCGGCCGCCGGCCCGTGCCCGGCGCGAAGCTCGGGGCTGCGGCCGTCAATCAGGCCAGTCTGTGGAACATCGCCAACATCCTGACGATGATCCGACTCGTGCTGGTGCCGGGGTTCGTCCTGCTGCTGCTCGCGGACGGCGGGTACGACCCCGTCTGGCGGGCGCTGGCGTGGGCGGCCTTCGCCGTCGCCATGATCACGGACATCTTCGACGGGCACCTCGCCCGGACGTACAACCTGGTCACGGACTTCGGCAAGATCGCCGACCCGATCGCCGACAAGGCGATCATGGGCTCGGCGCTGATCTGCCTCTCCTGGCTCGGCGACCTCCCCTGGTGGGTCACCGGGGTGATCCTCGGGCGCGAGCTCGGCATCACGCTGCTGCGCTTCTGGGTGATCCGCTACGGGGTCATTCCGGCCAGCCGGGGCGGCAAGCTCAAGACGCTGGCCCAGGGCACGGCGGTGGGCATGTACGTGCTCGCCCTCACCGGACCGCTGGCCACCCTGCGCTTCTGGGTGATGGCGGTGGCCGTCCTGCTGACCGTCGTCACCGGTTTGGACTACATCCGCCAGGCCCTGGTGCTGCGCCGGGCGGGCATCGCCGCGGAGCGGGCCGCCCGGTGA